One region of Candidatus Polarisedimenticolaceae bacterium genomic DNA includes:
- a CDS encoding VOC family protein — protein MNQNVKWIPQGYHTITPNLTVKDASKAIDFYKNAFGAQEVMRMPGPGGKVMHAELKFGDSTFMLADEMPEMGNKGPKSYGGTPTSFYVFVENVDNAWKKALGAGGKEVMPLDTMFWGDRTGRLEDPFGHHWVLAQHVKDVSPEEMKKAGEEWMSKMASKMQETHR, from the coding sequence ATGAATCAGAACGTCAAGTGGATTCCGCAGGGCTATCACACCATCACGCCGAATCTCACGGTAAAGGACGCCTCGAAGGCGATCGACTTCTACAAGAACGCCTTCGGAGCGCAAGAAGTCATGCGAATGCCCGGGCCGGGGGGGAAGGTCATGCACGCCGAGCTGAAGTTCGGCGACTCCACGTTCATGCTCGCCGACGAGATGCCGGAGATGGGGAACAAGGGACCCAAGAGCTACGGCGGAACGCCGACGAGCTTCTACGTCTTCGTGGAGAACGTCGACAACGCTTGGAAGAAGGCGCTGGGGGCAGGCGGCAAGGAGGTCATGCCGCTCGACACGATGTTCTGGGGCGACCGCACCGGCCGTCTCGAGGATCCGTTCGGGCATCACTGGGTGCTCGCGCAGCACGTGAAGGACGTCTCGCCGGAAGAGATGAAGAAGGCGGGGGAAGAGTGGATGTCGAAGATGGCGTCGAAGATGCAGGAGACGCATCGCTGA
- a CDS encoding peptide-N-glycosidase F-related protein — protein sequence MRLAALVLLGSATSFAFAADVTPPASVTGLLAARSGADVQLQWDPVSLDATGGAETITAYRIYRGTSAGFVPDKTLGSNRVGTSSSPSFLDGNAIASGLDGYYLVSAVDAAGNESATRPATAVSAATLSGTYTDTGVDLNWTAAAPADQVAKYLVYYGTAPHRYDAVKDVGPATSTSMTGLSANVNYYFAVVAVDPAGNAGPYSNEHVDCVAGRIALKAHDDDGLCWLSGGQSCPVRAGAVQRDDGFQLMVPVDFPEGAWTKITMTLTMDSRLCKVGANGTTDKCGSTNPTPGGWNPCGDPWDRIAQTFLVLDNCLAGTGSCITNDNLELIHAVTPFGTDAPAPNGTGVVPPRVVTMDVTPYAPLLSGHRFIGAEIANFATAGWHVTTQFQFTKRPEEASPKHPAAGIEVVGFGGAPLPSRSVSIPLGATQVKGRLFTTGHGGTQYCDGGSNDGAACTANSNCPGGSCQNCDEFCHRTNRILKNGAPVYTVVPFRTDCSVPVTACQSWNACGFPSCAFSRAGWCPGYLACTSNAPGCDQDIDLTSQFPPGGTYNVSYDVLVQRGSWSVSLVLYWY from the coding sequence ATGAGACTCGCGGCTCTGGTCCTTCTCGGCTCGGCCACAAGTTTCGCCTTCGCGGCCGACGTCACTCCTCCCGCCTCCGTCACCGGACTCCTCGCGGCCAGGTCGGGCGCCGACGTCCAGCTCCAGTGGGACCCGGTGTCCCTTGATGCGACCGGCGGCGCGGAGACGATCACGGCCTACCGGATCTACCGCGGCACCTCGGCTGGATTCGTTCCCGACAAGACGCTCGGATCGAATCGGGTCGGAACGTCTTCGTCGCCTTCGTTCCTCGACGGCAATGCGATCGCCTCGGGGCTCGACGGTTACTACCTCGTCAGCGCCGTCGATGCGGCGGGCAACGAGTCGGCGACCCGCCCCGCTACGGCCGTGTCGGCGGCAACGCTCTCGGGGACGTACACCGACACGGGGGTCGACCTGAACTGGACGGCCGCCGCACCGGCCGACCAAGTCGCGAAGTACCTCGTGTACTACGGGACGGCCCCGCACCGCTACGACGCGGTGAAAGATGTCGGGCCGGCGACCTCGACCTCGATGACGGGCCTGTCGGCGAACGTCAACTATTACTTCGCTGTCGTCGCCGTCGACCCGGCAGGCAACGCCGGGCCTTACTCGAACGAGCACGTCGACTGCGTCGCGGGGCGCATCGCCCTCAAGGCACACGATGACGATGGGCTCTGCTGGCTCTCGGGCGGGCAGAGCTGCCCCGTGCGTGCCGGTGCCGTGCAGCGCGACGACGGCTTCCAGCTCATGGTCCCCGTCGACTTCCCGGAAGGCGCGTGGACCAAGATCACGATGACGCTGACGATGGACTCACGCCTCTGCAAGGTCGGCGCGAACGGCACGACCGACAAGTGCGGCAGCACGAATCCCACTCCCGGCGGCTGGAACCCGTGCGGCGACCCGTGGGACCGGATTGCCCAAACCTTCCTCGTCCTCGACAACTGTCTCGCCGGGACCGGGTCGTGCATCACGAACGACAACCTCGAGCTGATCCACGCCGTGACACCGTTCGGCACCGACGCCCCCGCGCCGAACGGCACCGGCGTCGTGCCGCCGCGCGTCGTCACGATGGACGTCACGCCCTACGCGCCTCTCCTGAGCGGCCACCGGTTCATCGGCGCCGAGATCGCGAACTTCGCGACCGCAGGCTGGCACGTTACGACCCAGTTCCAGTTCACGAAGCGCCCGGAAGAGGCGTCGCCGAAGCATCCGGCGGCGGGGATTGAGGTCGTCGGTTTCGGCGGCGCGCCGCTGCCGTCCCGCTCCGTCTCGATTCCCCTGGGCGCGACGCAGGTCAAGGGTCGCCTCTTCACGACCGGCCACGGCGGCACGCAGTACTGCGACGGCGGATCGAACGACGGCGCGGCCTGCACGGCGAACTCGAACTGCCCCGGCGGCAGCTGCCAGAACTGCGACGAGTTCTGCCACCGCACGAACCGCATCTTGAAGAACGGCGCGCCGGTCTACACCGTGGTGCCCTTCCGCACCGACTGCAGCGTCCCCGTCACCGCGTGCCAGTCGTGGAATGCCTGCGGCTTTCCGTCGTGCGCCTTCTCGCGCGCCGGCTGGTGCCCGGGGTACCTCGCCTGCACGAGCAACGCCCCCGGCTGCGATCAGGACATCGATCTCACGTCGCAGTTCCCGCCCGGCGGGACCTACAACGTGAGCTACGACGTCCTCGTCCAGCGAGGGAGCTGGTCGGTCAGCCTCGTCCTGTACTGGTACTAG
- the ychF gene encoding redox-regulated ATPase YchF → MRIGLFGFPQTGKSTLFRLLTGAPETPPGARDAVQIGVSKVPDPRLLRLSAMHNPKKTTPATVEYMDLAAIEKGEAAEALPLDQLRTVDALAHVVRAFRDEAVAHSEGSIDPARDAATMETELILADHTIAERRLEKLEMAVKKAGRDEDKKDLEMLKRCLAALEKETPLRNLEFSEEETKRLRGFTFLSLKPLLVVVNADEADAARLSEGPGAFGLAEFATRPNTEVVALSAKIETEISQLDAADAETFRGELGIAEPALDRMIRASYHLLGRISFFTAGEDECRAWTIRQGTKARQAAGAIHSDIEKGFIRAELCAYDDLVAAGSWAACRDKGTLRLEGKEYPMKDGDVVNFRFNV, encoded by the coding sequence ATGCGCATCGGCCTCTTCGGATTCCCCCAGACCGGCAAGTCCACCCTCTTCCGCCTGCTCACCGGAGCGCCCGAGACGCCGCCCGGCGCTCGCGACGCCGTCCAGATCGGCGTCTCGAAGGTCCCGGACCCACGCCTTCTGCGTCTGTCGGCGATGCACAACCCGAAGAAGACGACGCCGGCGACGGTCGAGTACATGGATCTCGCGGCGATCGAGAAGGGCGAGGCCGCGGAGGCCCTGCCGCTCGACCAGCTCCGCACGGTCGACGCGCTCGCCCACGTCGTCCGCGCCTTCCGCGACGAGGCGGTCGCTCACTCCGAAGGATCGATCGACCCCGCACGTGACGCTGCGACGATGGAGACGGAGCTGATCCTCGCCGATCATACGATCGCCGAGCGGCGGCTCGAGAAGCTCGAGATGGCGGTGAAGAAGGCGGGGCGCGACGAGGACAAGAAGGATCTGGAGATGCTGAAGCGCTGCCTCGCGGCGCTCGAGAAGGAGACGCCTCTCCGGAACCTCGAGTTCTCCGAGGAGGAGACGAAGCGCCTGCGCGGGTTCACGTTCCTCTCACTGAAGCCGCTCCTCGTCGTCGTCAACGCCGATGAAGCCGATGCCGCAAGGCTCTCCGAGGGACCGGGGGCGTTCGGTCTCGCCGAGTTCGCGACGCGCCCGAACACCGAGGTCGTCGCGCTCTCCGCCAAGATCGAGACGGAGATCAGCCAGCTCGACGCCGCCGACGCCGAGACGTTCCGTGGCGAGCTCGGCATCGCCGAGCCGGCGCTCGACCGGATGATCCGGGCGTCGTACCACCTGCTGGGACGCATCTCATTCTTCACCGCGGGTGAGGACGAGTGCCGCGCGTGGACGATCCGGCAAGGGACGAAGGCGCGTCAAGCCGCGGGCGCGATCCACAGCGACATCGAGAAGGGATTCATCCGCGCCGAGCTGTGCGCTTACGACGATCTCGTCGCCGCCGGGAGCTGGGCGGCGTGCCGTGACAAGGGAACGCTGCGCCTCGAGGGGAAGGAATACCCAATGAAGGACGGCGACGTCGTGAACTTTCGGTTCAACGTCTGA
- a CDS encoding redoxin family protein, protein MIATLLLAATLAPAPQVAMATRDGKPVALSSYKGKVVVLDFWASWCGPCRKSFPFFEGLESRYAPQGLAIVGLSLEDDDEAVATFLEEVPASFAIARDPSGRAGEAFGVVAMPTTFLIDREGNVAARFEGGDVSVHEKIEAAVKTLLAGGALPDGTDVRVASSLHATGSLKAWERGYLADPIMSLDGSPLSRIIKEHIHASKEGASGDGGAAGGGCGCN, encoded by the coding sequence ATGATCGCGACGCTCCTCCTCGCGGCGACACTGGCCCCCGCCCCGCAGGTCGCGATGGCGACGCGCGACGGCAAGCCCGTCGCGCTCTCGAGCTACAAAGGGAAGGTGGTCGTCCTCGACTTCTGGGCGTCGTGGTGCGGCCCGTGCCGGAAGAGCTTCCCGTTCTTCGAGGGGCTGGAGTCGCGCTACGCGCCGCAGGGGCTCGCGATCGTCGGGCTCTCCCTCGAGGATGACGACGAGGCGGTCGCGACGTTCCTCGAGGAGGTCCCGGCGTCGTTCGCGATCGCGCGCGACCCGAGCGGCCGCGCCGGCGAAGCGTTCGGCGTCGTCGCGATGCCGACGACGTTCCTGATCGACCGCGAGGGGAACGTCGCCGCGCGCTTCGAGGGCGGCGACGTGAGCGTCCACGAGAAGATCGAGGCGGCGGTCAAGACGCTCCTCGCCGGAGGAGCGCTGCCCGACGGGACCGACGTGCGGGTCGCGTCGAGCCTCCATGCGACCGGCAGCCTCAAGGCGTGGGAGCGCGGCTATCTCGCCGACCCGATCATGAGCCTCGACGGAAGCCCGCTTTCGAGGATCATCAAGGAGCACATCCACGCGAGCAAGGAAGGAGCGTCCGGCGACGGCGGCGCTGCCGGCGGCGGCTGTGGCTGTAACTAG
- a CDS encoding DUF3570 domain-containing protein — MAVTRRRRQQALRRSRLPLVLAGVGGLAAGSARAQSSLEFRYLLYQESNNRTEVSNPWIFLNHDFGQKGGQLSLLLGYDTISGASPTGAYPTTDTTTSASGSHTSSSFPMAEYHDTRKSVTASYGRKFGANLPSVDLSYSKENDYTARGAGLSDAWTMAKGRGTLHAGIAFSRDIVTPVTTRVDHPKSSDSYALGWSWILGERDLFDVSASLARLSGYLDDPYKVVPVGSPTTTVPEHRPDARSRYAAIFKYGHFFVDANGALKVSYRYYWDDWAIGAHTVELLYDQRFGSRWTVSPLVRLYTQSHASFFGYEFAVAQTYMSADYRLSAFDSVLGGLTIAYAIRPNLVLSVGATYQSQHGRDRITPLSAVPPSDDGGGGPGTASAADMNVTTGTIGLTWRY; from the coding sequence GTGGCTGTAACTAGGAGGCGTCGCCAGCAGGCGCTCCGGCGAAGCCGCCTTCCCCTCGTCCTCGCCGGTGTCGGCGGTCTCGCCGCCGGGAGCGCGCGCGCGCAGTCGAGCCTCGAGTTCCGGTATCTCCTGTACCAGGAATCGAACAACCGCACCGAGGTCTCGAACCCCTGGATCTTCCTCAACCACGACTTCGGGCAGAAGGGCGGGCAGCTCTCGCTGCTCCTCGGCTACGACACGATCTCGGGCGCCTCGCCCACGGGCGCGTATCCGACGACCGACACGACGACCTCCGCCTCGGGATCGCACACGTCGAGCTCGTTCCCGATGGCCGAGTATCACGACACGCGCAAGTCCGTGACGGCTTCGTATGGGCGGAAGTTCGGCGCGAACCTTCCTTCGGTCGACCTCTCGTACTCGAAGGAGAACGATTACACCGCGCGCGGCGCCGGCCTCTCGGACGCGTGGACGATGGCGAAGGGGCGCGGCACGCTCCACGCCGGCATCGCCTTCTCGCGGGACATCGTGACGCCCGTGACGACGAGGGTCGACCATCCGAAGTCGAGCGACAGCTACGCCCTCGGTTGGAGCTGGATCCTCGGCGAGCGGGACCTGTTCGACGTCTCGGCATCGCTGGCCCGGCTCTCCGGCTATCTCGACGACCCGTACAAGGTCGTTCCCGTCGGATCGCCGACGACGACGGTGCCCGAGCACCGGCCCGACGCGCGCTCGCGCTACGCGGCGATCTTCAAGTACGGCCACTTCTTCGTCGACGCGAACGGCGCGCTCAAGGTCAGCTACCGGTACTACTGGGACGACTGGGCGATCGGCGCCCACACCGTCGAGCTGCTGTACGACCAGCGGTTCGGATCCAGGTGGACCGTCTCGCCGCTGGTGCGCCTCTACACGCAATCCCACGCGTCGTTCTTCGGCTACGAGTTCGCCGTCGCCCAGACGTACATGTCGGCCGATTATCGCCTCTCCGCGTTCGACAGCGTCCTCGGCGGCCTGACGATCGCGTACGCGATCCGGCCGAACCTCGTCCTGAGCGTGGGCGCCACCTACCAGAGCCAGCACGGACGCGACCGCATCACGCCGCTCTCCGCTGTCCCGCCGTCGGACGATGGCGGGGGCGGCCCGGGAACCGCCTCCGCGGCCGACATGAACGTCACGACCGGGACGATCGGGCTCACCTGGCGCTACTGA
- a CDS encoding FAD:protein FMN transferase: MDERTLYTTRFALMGGSGLIRFVDRRGRTEAQRLARAAEAEALRIEWKFSRYREASVVSEITRNAGRTPVAVDDETELLVAAALDLARLTRGRFDPTVGVLRRAWDFRARRVPAPDEIAALLPLVNFEAVSIREKTVFLRRPGMELDLGGVGKEYAADRVADLLEEGGVESALINFAGDVRTVGGRGDGWPWSVGVADPREAGRVRFALRFPGAAGVATSGDYERCFVVDGVRYHHLLDATTGRPARGVASATVLARTAFEAGRLATASFLLGADEGLTVIARGGAEGALVLEDGSIRATPGMDRYSDLPGSLYAAYPAI; encoded by the coding sequence GTGGACGAAAGGACGCTCTACACCACGCGGTTCGCGCTCATGGGCGGGTCGGGGCTGATCCGCTTCGTCGACCGCCGCGGCCGCACGGAGGCGCAGCGTCTCGCGCGCGCGGCCGAAGCGGAGGCGCTCCGCATCGAATGGAAATTCTCCCGCTATCGCGAGGCGAGCGTCGTCTCCGAGATCACCCGCAACGCGGGACGGACGCCGGTCGCCGTCGACGACGAGACGGAGCTCCTCGTCGCGGCGGCGCTCGATCTCGCGCGCCTCACGCGCGGCCGGTTCGACCCGACGGTCGGTGTCCTCCGTCGCGCGTGGGACTTCCGCGCGCGGCGCGTCCCGGCACCGGACGAGATCGCGGCGCTCCTGCCGCTCGTGAATTTCGAGGCAGTGTCGATCCGCGAGAAGACGGTGTTCCTCCGCCGGCCCGGGATGGAGCTCGACCTCGGGGGGGTCGGCAAGGAGTACGCCGCCGACCGCGTCGCCGATTTGCTCGAGGAGGGCGGCGTCGAGTCGGCGCTCATCAACTTCGCGGGCGACGTCCGGACCGTCGGAGGGCGGGGCGACGGCTGGCCGTGGTCGGTCGGCGTCGCCGATCCGCGCGAGGCGGGGCGGGTCCGCTTCGCGCTGCGGTTCCCGGGCGCGGCCGGTGTCGCCACCTCGGGCGACTACGAGCGCTGCTTCGTCGTGGACGGCGTCCGCTACCACCACCTCCTCGACGCGACGACCGGCCGCCCCGCGCGAGGCGTCGCGTCGGCGACCGTGCTCGCGCGGACGGCGTTCGAGGCCGGCCGTCTCGCGACCGCGTCGTTCCTCCTCGGCGCGGACGAGGGTCTCACGGTCATCGCGCGCGGAGGCGCCGAAGGCGCGCTGGTGCTGGAAGACGGATCGATCCGCGCGACCCCGGGAATGGACCGGTACTCCGATCTCCCCGGCAGCCTCTACGCCGCGTACCCGGCGATCTAG
- the selA gene encoding L-seryl-tRNA(Sec) selenium transferase: MTTNEALKSLPAVSRLLDDPAMAPVLASRGRPLVTALLREALDELREALQDAGRTPRIPDEAGFAALVDERAGALLRAAPRRVINATGVIAHTNLGRSILSDAAAARVAETARGYVDLEYDVAKGARGDRLGPLASLLARLFPGSASLAVNNNAAAIFLALRALAKGREVVVSRGELVEIGGSFRIPDILAASGAKLREVGTTNRTRAADYEAALSAKTGVLLKVHTSNFKVVGFAEETSIEDLAALARARSVPLVVDWGSGDLVDLGPLGVRDELPVGTILARGADLVTFSGDKLLGGPQAGLAVGRADLVAKMRKDPLARALRLDRLQIAALHATLVAYVTGRAEEEVPTLRMMALDAGAIRSRAEAIGQRLTASWSLVPGVSRPGGGSSPVGEIPTVLLAIEHASPAKLEAALRRGDPPVIARVADDRVLLDLRTVLPEQDGVLLARLLNAL; encoded by the coding sequence ATGACGACGAACGAAGCGCTCAAGTCGCTGCCTGCGGTGTCGCGCCTCCTGGACGATCCGGCGATGGCGCCGGTCCTCGCGAGCCGCGGCCGTCCGCTCGTCACGGCGCTTCTTCGCGAGGCGCTCGACGAGCTGCGAGAGGCGCTTCAGGACGCGGGACGCACGCCCCGGATCCCCGACGAGGCGGGCTTCGCGGCGCTCGTCGACGAGCGCGCGGGGGCGCTCCTCCGGGCCGCTCCCCGGAGGGTGATCAACGCGACGGGTGTCATCGCCCACACGAATCTCGGGCGCTCGATCCTCTCGGACGCCGCGGCGGCGCGTGTGGCCGAGACGGCGCGCGGCTACGTCGATCTCGAGTACGACGTCGCGAAGGGAGCGCGCGGCGACCGGCTGGGCCCGCTCGCGAGCCTGCTCGCCCGCCTCTTCCCCGGCTCGGCGTCGCTCGCGGTGAACAACAACGCCGCGGCGATCTTCCTTGCGCTCCGAGCGCTCGCGAAGGGGCGCGAGGTCGTCGTCTCGCGGGGAGAGCTCGTCGAGATCGGCGGCTCGTTCCGCATCCCCGACATCCTCGCCGCGTCGGGCGCGAAGCTTCGCGAGGTCGGCACGACGAACCGGACGCGGGCCGCCGACTACGAGGCCGCGCTCTCCGCGAAGACCGGCGTTCTCCTCAAGGTCCACACGAGCAATTTCAAGGTCGTCGGATTCGCCGAGGAGACGTCGATCGAGGATCTGGCCGCCCTCGCGCGCGCACGCTCGGTTCCTCTCGTCGTGGACTGGGGGAGCGGGGACCTCGTCGATCTCGGCCCCCTTGGCGTGAGGGACGAGCTGCCGGTCGGAACGATCCTCGCGCGCGGCGCCGACCTCGTCACCTTCTCCGGCGACAAGCTGCTCGGCGGCCCGCAGGCCGGCCTCGCGGTCGGACGGGCGGACCTCGTCGCGAAGATGAGGAAGGACCCGCTGGCCCGTGCGCTCCGCCTCGACCGCCTGCAGATCGCGGCGCTTCACGCGACGCTCGTCGCATACGTGACCGGGCGGGCCGAGGAAGAGGTCCCGACGCTGCGCATGATGGCGCTCGACGCGGGAGCCATCCGGTCGCGCGCCGAAGCGATCGGACAGCGTCTCACCGCGAGCTGGTCGCTCGTCCCCGGCGTGTCGCGTCCCGGCGGCGGGTCGTCGCCGGTCGGTGAGATCCCGACCGTCCTTCTCGCGATCGAGCACGCGAGCCCCGCGAAGCTCGAGGCGGCGCTCCGCCGGGGCGATCCGCCGGTCATCGCGCGGGTCGCGGACGACCGCGTCCTGCTCGACCTGCGTACCGTTCTGCCGGAGCAGGACGGGGTCCTGCTCGCGCGCCTCCTGAACGCCCTCTAG
- a CDS encoding MXAN_5187 C-terminal domain-containing protein: protein MQDQLGDELDADIVRLEAAIRQLKIQYDMFFAGSVPKQPHELRAEVERIIKRYANAPIKRYASRFHFNTLVSRFGSLSELWSKTIRSLEEGDRPAPAVADRAGAAEQVVARCTVADSAENGALRLLHQRLLEARKKSGEPTGKLTFDSFLKSVAAQAGRLRDKTGCAKVELRVIVQDRKVTVKARPGR, encoded by the coding sequence GTGCAGGACCAGCTCGGAGATGAGCTCGACGCCGACATCGTGCGCCTCGAGGCGGCCATCCGGCAGCTCAAGATCCAGTACGACATGTTCTTCGCCGGCTCCGTCCCCAAGCAGCCGCACGAGCTCCGGGCGGAGGTCGAGCGCATCATCAAGCGTTACGCGAACGCGCCGATCAAACGGTACGCGTCGCGCTTCCACTTCAACACGCTCGTCAGCCGGTTTGGCAGCCTCTCCGAGCTGTGGTCGAAGACGATCCGCTCGCTGGAGGAGGGGGACCGTCCCGCCCCGGCGGTCGCCGACCGCGCCGGGGCCGCCGAGCAGGTGGTCGCGCGGTGCACGGTCGCCGACTCGGCCGAGAACGGAGCCCTCCGCCTCCTCCACCAGCGCCTCCTCGAGGCGCGCAAGAAATCGGGCGAGCCGACGGGAAAACTGACCTTCGACAGCTTCCTCAAGAGCGTCGCCGCTCAGGCCGGGAGACTCCGCGACAAGACGGGATGCGCTAAAGTGGAGCTTCGTGTCATCGTCCAAGATCGCAAGGTCACGGTCAAAGCGCGTCCCGGCCGCTGA
- a CDS encoding tetratricopeptide repeat protein, whose protein sequence is MRRTRSRIAAAILAAACTATLASADSWWTPRLREKHAAPSDQPAGSDEVPNNPAAPPPAPGAASAEAVAASILPTQSPGSSLHKLGQHLRQGPVGAEPNAVAYLDLIDAGKATAAQVNDFAAYLAKRGMPRVALAYQHYATDLAPKDPTIWLNLGTIQRTNHSLGDAAGSFKRAIALDPNNALAHYNLGAVYDAEKSYDDAIEEYRRALVLDPDLADPRKNPQVVNNENLMAVRLTIYANQAGALGLPLLQMQKPVDPKAAPAKPPAQAPKPPKQ, encoded by the coding sequence ATGAGGAGAACGAGGTCAAGGATCGCGGCCGCGATCCTCGCGGCGGCCTGCACGGCCACGCTCGCTTCGGCCGATTCGTGGTGGACGCCCCGCCTGCGCGAGAAGCACGCCGCGCCGAGCGACCAGCCGGCAGGCTCGGACGAGGTCCCCAACAACCCGGCGGCTCCCCCGCCCGCGCCGGGCGCCGCTTCCGCCGAGGCCGTCGCGGCGTCGATCCTTCCGACACAGTCGCCGGGCAGCTCGCTTCACAAGCTCGGCCAGCATCTCCGTCAGGGTCCGGTCGGCGCGGAGCCGAACGCCGTCGCCTATCTCGACCTCATCGACGCCGGCAAGGCGACCGCCGCCCAGGTGAACGACTTCGCGGCCTACCTGGCGAAGCGCGGCATGCCGCGGGTCGCGCTCGCCTACCAGCACTACGCCACCGACCTGGCCCCGAAGGATCCGACGATCTGGCTGAACCTCGGCACGATCCAGCGAACCAACCATTCGCTGGGCGATGCGGCCGGCTCGTTCAAGAGGGCGATCGCGCTCGATCCCAACAACGCGCTCGCGCACTACAACCTCGGCGCCGTCTACGACGCCGAGAAGAGCTACGACGACGCGATCGAGGAGTACCGGCGGGCCCTCGTGCTCGACCCGGATCTCGCCGACCCGCGGAAGAACCCGCAGGTCGTCAACAACGAGAACCTCATGGCGGTCCGCCTCACGATCTATGCGAACCAGGCGGGTGCGCTCGGCCTCCCGCTCCTGCAGATGCAGAAGCCGGTCGATCCGAAGGCGGCTCCCGCCAAGCCGCCCGCCCAGGCGCCGAAGCCGCCGAAACAGTAA
- the purH gene encoding bifunctional phosphoribosylaminoimidazolecarboxamide formyltransferase/IMP cyclohydrolase: protein MTSPVRRALLSVHDKSGLVPFARALHEMGIALLSTGGTAKMLEDAGLPVVRVADQTGFPEMLDGRVKTLHPRIHAGILAIRGNAEHMRDLAAHGIETIDLVVVNLYPFAATAADPSRSLPDVVEMIDIGGPSMVRGAAKNWEDVGVIVDAADYPGILAALREHGGLTRDTRLALSAKAFAHTASYDAAVAWYLGRAAGPGAGDALPGTLGLVFPKASDLVYGENPHQKAAFYRDPAAAGTSLVTARPLAGKPLSFNNILDFDAALSLAADLGREACVIVKHGNPCGVGLAERPDRAFRNALACDPTSAFGGVIAFGDEIDGDAASAIVEAFYEGVLAPGFSADAIAVFAKKKNLRLLETGPLSAYRREGLDLRRVQGGMLAQEWDRPDPSIRQGKVATKRAPTDAEWSALQFAWTVVRHVKSNAIVYAFADRTVGIGAGQMSRVDSARFGIQKAQTSLRGAAMASDAFFPFRDGLDVAAEAGITAVVQPGGSIRDDEVVQAADERGVAMVLVGRRHFRH from the coding sequence ATGACATCTCCCGTCCGTCGCGCTCTCCTGAGCGTCCACGACAAATCCGGCCTCGTCCCCTTCGCCCGAGCGCTCCATGAGATGGGGATCGCGCTCCTGTCGACCGGCGGCACCGCGAAGATGCTCGAGGACGCCGGCCTCCCCGTCGTGCGCGTCGCCGATCAGACCGGATTTCCGGAGATGCTCGACGGCCGCGTCAAGACGCTCCATCCGCGCATCCACGCCGGCATCCTCGCGATCCGCGGGAACGCGGAGCACATGCGCGACCTCGCGGCGCACGGCATCGAGACGATCGATCTCGTCGTCGTCAATCTCTACCCGTTCGCGGCGACCGCCGCCGATCCCTCGAGGTCGTTGCCCGACGTCGTGGAGATGATCGACATCGGGGGCCCCTCGATGGTGCGCGGTGCGGCGAAGAACTGGGAGGACGTCGGCGTCATCGTCGACGCGGCGGACTACCCGGGAATCCTCGCCGCCCTGCGCGAGCACGGGGGCCTCACGCGCGACACGCGCCTCGCCCTCTCCGCCAAGGCGTTCGCCCACACCGCGTCGTACGACGCCGCGGTGGCGTGGTACCTGGGGCGCGCCGCCGGGCCGGGAGCCGGCGACGCCCTCCCGGGAACCCTCGGCCTCGTCTTTCCCAAGGCGTCCGATCTGGTCTACGGCGAGAACCCGCACCAGAAGGCCGCCTTCTATCGCGATCCTGCCGCCGCGGGCACGAGCCTCGTCACCGCCCGTCCGCTCGCCGGGAAGCCGCTCTCGTTCAACAACATCCTCGACTTCGATGCCGCGCTGTCGCTCGCGGCAGATCTCGGGCGCGAAGCGTGCGTCATCGTCAAGCACGGGAACCCCTGCGGCGTCGGTCTCGCCGAGCGCCCCGACAGGGCGTTCCGCAACGCGCTGGCGTGCGATCCGACGAGCGCCTTCGGCGGCGTCATCGCCTTCGGCGACGAGATCGACGGCGACGCCGCGTCGGCGATCGTCGAGGCGTTCTACGAGGGGGTTCTGGCGCCCGGCTTCTCCGCCGATGCGATCGCGGTCTTCGCGAAGAAGAAGAACCTTCGCCTCCTCGAGACCGGGCCGCTCTCCGCGTACCGGAGGGAGGGCCTCGACCTACGCCGCGTCCAGGGAGGAATGCTCGCGCAAGAGTGGGACCGGCCCGACCCGTCGATTCGCCAAGGCAAGGTGGCGACGAAGCGCGCCCCGACCGATGCGGAGTGGAGCGCGCTCCAGTTCGCGTGGACGGTCGTCCGCCACGTGAAATCGAACGCGATCGTCTACGCCTTCGCCGATCGCACGGTGGGGATCGGCGCCGGCCAGATGAGCCGCGTCGACTCCGCGCGTTTCGGCATCCAGAAGGCGCAGACGTCGCTCCGTGGAGCCGCGATGGCCTCCGACGCCTTCTTCCCGTTTCGCGACGGTCTCGACGTCGCCGCCGAGGCGGGGATCACCGCCGTCGTTCAGCCCGGCGGCTCGATCCGCGACGACGAGGTCGTGCAAGCGGCGGACGAGCGCGGCGTCGCCATGGTCCTCGTGGGCCGCCGCCACTTCCGGCACTAA